The Polaribacter sp. MED152 region CTGAATACTAAACCAAGGTGAAAATTCTGCTCTATCATCTTTAGGGCCTAATAAAGGCAAACGCATTGGTCCATATAAGTTTCCAGTATAATCAATTGTAAAATCTTTAGCAAACCTGTAAGAAACAGACCAAACTCCACTAAAACTTTCGGTTAATAATTGTCTTCTCTTTATGTTGTTTTCTGTTACTGAAACATCCATTAAAGTAGCTCCTGCATTAATGGCTAAACCATTGGTGAATAAAATATCTGCATTTAGAGAAACTCCTTTAGACACAGAGAAACCTTCTAAATTTGCATAAATAATTTTATTAGGATCTGTTTCATAATCAGGCAATATTCTGTTGTTAAAATAGGTGTAAAATGCACTAGCATCTAAAGTGATGAAAGAATTTGCAGTATTGATTTTTTTAACAAAATTGATGTTGGCATTCCAAGAAGTTTCTGGGTCTAAATTACCATCAAATTCAACTTTTCTTGCACCTGTTAATGCTGCATGATCTTCTGTAAAAACATTAGCAACTCTAAAGCCATTACCAGCACTAATTCTAAAAATATTCGATTTATCTCTAGAACTCCACTTGTAATTTATTCTTGGAGATACAATATTTCCATGAACACTATTGTAATCCCATCTAACACCTAAGAGTAATTTTTTTCTATCGGAAATACTAATTTCATCTTGTATAAAAATTCCTGGTAAGTGAATTTTTGAGGGCTGATTAAAAGTGCCAGTTTCATCTAAAGTTGCAAACGTATTATCATCATAATAAGTATATCTATAAGCCAAACCTACTAATAAATCTTGGGTAGCGTTTATTTTGGTATCATAAACCAGTTGGGCAAAACCAATAAGTTGAGTAGCATCATAAGCATCTGTGCCATAAAATGAATCTTGATAATGCCCATTTGCACTAAATTGAAAGTTTATATTTTCTGTTGTTGGTAATTGGTATGTTCCAAAAGTTTCCCATCTATTGGTATAAATGCTTTCACCATAAACGATGTTACTACCTCTAAATTTTCGCTCCCAATCCAATTCTCCTCCCCATCTATCTTCATAAACATATCTACCAGCAATGGTAAAAACTTTGTTGCTTTTGCGCTTAAAATTAATTTTATTAAAGATTGATATTCTATTTTGTAAAGTAAGGTCTGTAAAATTATCATTGTTGTTATCTACCCTATTTTGAAAATTAAAATAATTTACACCTAACAGACCTTCTGCTTTTTCAGAGATTTGATAGCGCAAACCAATATCTGTATTTACTTCTCCCCAAGAACTGGCAAAAACATCTGTAGATAATTTTGGTGCATTTGTTGGCTTTTTGGTGATGATGTTAATAATACCACCAACAGCTTCAGAACCATATAAAGTAGAGGCTGGCCCTTTTACAACTTCAACCCTTTCAATTAAAGCCTGTGGAATTCCAGTTAAACCATATACTGTAGATAAGCCACTAACAATTGGCATACCATCTATTAAAACAAAAGTGTAAGGACCTTCTAAACCATTAATGTGAATGTCTCCTGTATTACAAACATTACAATTTAGTTGAGGTCTAATTCCGTTTACATTTTGCAAAGATTCAAATACAGAAGGTGTAGGATTTTTCTTAAAAAACGTTTTGCTATATACTTCTACAGGAACAGGACTTGCAGTTTTAGATACAGGCCTCAAAGTGCCAGAAACTACTATTTCATCTAAAGTATTATCGTCTTCTAGAACAACATTTCTTGTAAGATTATTACCATTTAAAACCAAAGGAAATGTTTTTGTCTTAAAACCAATGCTACTTACCACTAATGTATAACTACCATTTAAACTATAATTTAATTGATAGCTACCATCTTCTGTAGAGGTGGTTCCAAGTTTGGTGTTTTTGATATAAATATTAGCAAAAGGAATGGCATCACCATTTTTAGAAGTGATTTTACCCCTTATATTTTGACCAATTCCAAGAGTAGAAATAAGTATAAACACTAAAATTATATGATTTTTCAAACTTAAAATTTATGCAAATATAAAATAAAGTTTAGACTTGTCTAAAAAATTATTTATATAATTAAAAAGTTTATATTTGCCTCATATAAAAGTTATATGTTTTCACAAGCAGAAGAAAATTATTTAAAAGCCATTTATCATTTAGAATCAGATTCTAAAGTAGGTATAAGTACCAATGCAATTGCTAAAAGTTTGGCAACAAAAGCATCATCTGTTTCTGATATGATTAAAAAATTATCAGATAAAGAGGTTGTGCTTTATAAGAAATACAAAGGCGTCACATTAACGAAATTAGGCAAAAAAACAGCCGCAAATATTGTTCGAAAACATCGACTTTGGGAAGTTTTTTTGGTTGAAAAACTAAATTTTTCATGGGATGAAGTACATGATGTGGCAGAACAGTTAGAGCATATTAAATCGCAAAAGTTAATTAATCAATTAGATGCATTATTGGGTTTTCCAACTCACGATCCTCATGGAGATCCTATTCCAGATGAAGATGGTGTAATTAATTCTATAGATAAAAGTTTACTTTCTACTTTAAATGTAAATGAAACAGGCGTTTGTGTTGGTGTTAATGACTCTTCTTCAGACTTTTTACAGTTTTTAGATAAAAAAGGAATAACATTAGGCAAGAAAATTAAGGTTACAGAAAAAGAAGATTTTGATGATTCTTTATCCATTTTAATAGGTGATAAAAAATTATCAATTTCAAATAAAATTGCAAACAATTTATACATTAAAAAATCATGAATACATTTGAACAATTAGTAGCTTTTGGCAAAGAACATCCAATACAAGCTGCTTTATATGCTTCACTTTTTACTTGGGGTTTAACAGCCTTAGGGGCTGCTTTGGTTTTCTTCTTTAAGAAAATGAATAGAGCAGTTTTGGATGGAATGTTAGGTTTTACTGGTGGTGTTATGGTTGCAGCAAGTTTTTGGAGTTTGTTGGCACCAGCTATAGAAAATAGTCCTGGAGAAGGTTTTATGAAAGTTTTTCCTTCAGCTATTGGTTTTGCATTAGGGGCTTTGGCTTTATTTGGTATGGATAAAATTTTACCTCATTTACACATCAATTTTAAAGAAAATGAAGCTGAAGGTGTAAAAACAGAATGGCATAAAACTACTTTATTGGTTTTGGCAATTACATTACATAATATTCCAGAAGGTTTAGCTGTTGGTGTTTTATTTGGTGCAGCTTCAACCTTAGTGGGTGTTGAGCAAACAGAAATGATAATTGCAGCAATTTCGTTGGCAATAGGTATTGGTATACAAAACTTTCCTGAAGGATTTGCAGTAGCAATGCCATTGAGAAGGCAAGGTGTAAGCAGGTTTAAAAGTTTTTGGTACGGACAGCTCTCTGCAATTGTAGAACCTTTTGCAGCAGTTTTAGGGGCTTTAGCTGTTTCTTTCTTTACCCCAATTTTACCTTATGCTTTAGCTTTTGCAGCTGGTGCAATGATTTTTGTTGTAGTGGAAGAGGTAATACCAGAAACACAAAGAGATAAGTATACAGATATTGCAACACTAGGTTTTATAGCTGGCTTTATTGTTATGATGTCTTTAGATGTAGGTTTAGGTTAAAATGATCGTTTTAGATAAAATTTAAAAGCAGAATTTTTAAAAAGAAATTCTGCTTTTCTTTTTAAGGATGTTTTGCTTTTGATTGCAAATAGATTAATTTGCATAAAAAATTAGTTGTGCAAAAACCTGAAATTTTCGAAGTTTATAATGCCTCTGCTGGAAGTGGAAAAACTTTTACGCTTGTAAAAGAATACCTAAAAGTTTTACTGAGTGCAGATGATATTTTTACTTTTCAAAAAATATTAGCCATTACTTTTACCAATAAAGCTGCAGGTGAAATGAAAGAGCGTGTACTTTCCAATTTGGAAAGTTTCGCTGAAGGAGAAGAGAATGATTTATTTACAATAATAAGTAATGAAATTGCTGTAGATAAAGAAACTATTCAAGTAAGAAGCAAGAAAATTATCGATGTTATTCTGCAGAATTACTCTGCATTTTCTATAACAACTATTGATAGTTTTACTCATAAAATCATAAAGAGTTTTGCTTATGATTTAGGTCTGTCTTTAAATTTTGAGGTAGAAATGGATGCAGTTTCTTTACTTAATGAAGCTGTAGATGTATTAATTTCTAAAATTGGTACAGATAAAAAATTAACAAAATTACTTATTGATTATTCGTTAGATAAAATAGATGATGATAAATCTTGGGATATTTCTCGAGACTTAAATGAGTTTGCCAAAGTACTTTTGAATGAAGATGATATTCATCACTTCAGAGAATTGTCTAAAAGAAAATTAGAAGATTTTACAGATTTAAAATCTAAATTATATGCACATCAACAAGAGCTTAAAACATCATTTACAAAAATTGGTGAAGCTTGCTTAGAATTAATTCATGCAAAAGGATTAGAGCAGAAAGATTTTATGCGAGGAACCATACCAAAATTCTTTGCAGATATTAAAGAAAAATCGGTTAATTTTAGTTTTCTAACTAGGTCAGAAACCATTGCAAAAGCTATAGATAATCATCAATATTATTCAAAATCTACCACAGATGCTATTGCTCAAGATATAGAAAGTATTGTTCCACAAATTATAGCTTTTTATGAGCAAGCAAAAGAAATTTACAGTCAGTTTTTGTTAAATAAATTGGCCTTAAAAAACCTAATTCCTTTAGCGGTTTTAAATAATATCAATCAAGAATTAGAGAGCATAAAAGATGAAAGTAATATTCGATTAAATTCAGAATTTAATCAATTAATTTCAGACAATATCAAAGAGCAACCTGCCCCTTTTATTTATGAAAGAATTGGGCAACGTTTTCAACATTATTTTATAGATGAAATGCAAGACACTTCTGTTTTGCAATGGCAAAATCTAATTCCGTTAATAGATAATGCATTAGCGCAAGAAAATAGTAATTTACTTTTGGTTGGCGATGGTAAACAGGCTATTTATAGATGGAGAGGAGGTAAGGCTGAACAGTTTATTAGTTTGGGAGCTTCAGAAGAAAATCCGTTTTCAATTTCTAAAGAAGTAAAACATTTAGAAACCAATTATAGAAGTTTTTCTGAGGTTATTAATTTTAACAATTCGTTCTTTCAGCATACAGCAAATTTTTTACAAAATGAATCTTACAAAAGTCTTTTTCTTGAAGGAAATACTCAGTTAGAAAATAAGAAAAAGGGTGGTTATGTTTCTTTAGATTTTTTAGAGAAGGAAGAAGAAAAAGAGGATGAGGAGATAAAATATCCGAAGAAAGTTTTAGCACATATTCTAGCACTCAAAAATGAGTTTGCATTGGGTGAAATCTGTGTTTTAACAAGAACAAAAAAAGACGGAATTGCAGTTGCAAATTATTTGTCAGAAAATGAGGTGCCTATTGTATCTTCAGAAACGTTGTTGCTAAATACGAGTACAAAAGTCAATTTTATTGTTGATGTTTTAAAGGTAATTCAAAATCCTAGTGATCAAGAAACTCGTTTTGAAATGTTGTATTTCTTACATCAACATTTAAATATTTCTGCTGATAAAACATCATTTTTAAAAAAATATGTGGCTTTAGAAAATCATGAGATTTTCAAGGAATTAGAGCAATACAATGTTGTATTTGATATTGGTAGGTTTAATCAATTTCCATTTTATGAAAAAATAGAAGAAATAGTTAGGGGGTTTCAATTATTAGAGACTTCAGATGCTTATGTTCAGTTCTTTTTAGACATTGTTTTAGAGCAACAAAGAAAATCTACAGATATCAATGCGTTTTTAGATTTCTGGGAAAACAAGAAAGACAAACTTAGTATTGTAGCTCCAGAAAGTGCAAATGCTGTGCAAGTAATGACTATTCATAAATCGAAAGGTTTAGAGTTTCCTGTCGTTATTTTTCCTTGTGATGTTGAGATTTACAGAGAAATTAAACCAAAGGCATGGTTGAATGATTTGCCAGAAAGTTTTGGCGAGTTTAAAGAGTTATTGCTGCCTTTTAATAAAGAACTAGGGCAAGTAAATGCTAGAGGTTTACAAATCTATGAGCAAAGAAGAGAGGAGTTAGAGTTAGATAATTTTAACCTTTTATATGTTGCGTTAACCAGAGCTGTAGAACAATTGTATGTAATTACAGAAAAAAGAATCTCTGCAAAAGGTGTTGAGAACACTAATTATTATTCGGGTGTTTTTATTAATTATTTAATACAACAAAATCTTTGGAAAGACGATTGTTTGCATTATTCTTTTGGCGATAAAAATAGAGTTAGTCAGTTGATAGAATCTGAGAGTGTTGCAGAAACGCATCAAAAATTTATTTCTACTTCTTGGCAAGAGCATAATGTAGTTTTGTTAGCAAGTGCCTCTAAGTTATGGAATACAGCTCAAGGTGAAGCCATAGATTATGGAAACTTATTTCATGAAATATTGTCTAAAATCTTTACAAAAAGTGATGTTGCTCCAATTTTGAATCAGTATCATCAACAGGGTTTTATAGATGATGAGCAAAAAAAATACATGTTTCAAAAAATTATTGAGATTGTAGCGCATCCAGAATTGAGATCTTTTTATGCAAAAGATGTCATTATATATAATGAAAGAGAAATTGTAGACGTAGACAATCAAATTGTAATTCCAGATAGATTGATTTTTAAGGATGATAAAGTAACTATTATCGATTATAAAACAGGAGTTGCTTCTAACAATCACAAGCAACAATTGCTGAAATACGCGCAAGTTTTACAGTCTATGAATTTTTCTGTGCATTATAAATTACTCGTTTATATTAATGAGAATATAGAAGTAGTAAAGGTGTAATCTATTAAAATAACTTTGTAAATTTGTATTTCTAAATTCATAAAAAATGTACGGTAAAATTAAGGATACTTTAAAAAAAGAAATTCAGGAGATAAAAGACGAAGGATTATATAAATCTGAGCGAATTATAACATCTTCTCAAGATGCTGTAATTAAATTATCTACAGGAGATGAGGTGTTAAATTTTTGTGCAAACAATTACTTAGGGTTGTCAAATCATCCAGAAGTTATTCAGGCAGCCAAAGATGTAATGGATACTCATGGATTTGGAATGAGCTCAGTACGTTTTATCTGTGGTACACAAGATATTCATAAGCAATTAGAAGATAAAATTGCTGAATTTTATAAAACTGAAGACACCATTTTATATGCAGCATGTTTCGATGCAAATGGTGGTGTATTTGAACCATTACTAACTAAAGACGATGCTATCATATCAGATAGTTTAAATCACGCTTCTATAATTGATGGTGTACGTTTGTGTAAAGCTGCACGTTACAGGTATCAGAATAATGACATGGCTGCTTTAGAAGAGCAGTTGATTGAAGCAAACAAACACAATCATCGTTTTAAAATAATTGTTACAGATGGTGTTTTCTCTATGGATGGTATTGTAGCCAAGCTAGATGAAATTTGTGACTTGGCAGATAAATACGATGCATTGGTTATGGTTGATGAATGTCATGCAACAGGTTTTATTGGTAAAACTGGTAGAGGTACAGTAGAGCTTAAAAACGTAATGGATAGAGTAGATATTGTTACTGGAACTTTAGGAAAAGCGTTAGGAGGAGCAATGGGTGGTTATACTACAGGTAAAAAAGAAATTATAGATATTTTACGTCAACGTTCAAGACCTTATTTATTTTCAAACTCTTTAGCACCCTCTATAGTAGGTGGTGCCTTAAAGGTTTTTGATTTAATTGCAGAAGACACTACTTTAAGAGATCAATTAGAATGGAACACCAATTACTTTAGAACAGAAATGGAAAAAGCTGGCTTTGATTTAGTAGGGGCAGATGCAGCTATAGTACCAGTAATGTTATACGATGCAAAGCTATCGCAAACAATGGCGAATAAACTGTTGGAAGAAGGTATTTATGTTATAGGTTTCTTTTTTCCAGTGGTTCCAAAAGGCAAAGCAAGAATAAGAGTGCAGCTTTCTGCAGCTCATAATAAAGAACATTTAGACAAAGCAATAGCAGCATTTACCAAGGTTGGTAAAGAGTTAGGTGTTATTTAAAATCAATAAAAACACATATTTTTTTTAATATTTTATTGAATTATCTTTGTAAATAAGTTTGAACAACTTACTTTTGTGTATTATAATAATGAACTTTTAATTTAAAAATTTGATAATGAAACGATTAAAAATAGCTGTGATAGCTTTATTTGCGTTAGTAGCGGTTAGCAACGTTAACGCACAAGATGAAAACAATCCTTGGGTTGTAGGGTTTGGTGT contains the following coding sequences:
- a CDS encoding TonB-dependent receptor, which translates into the protein MKNHIILVFILISTLGIGQNIRGKITSKNGDAIPFANIYIKNTKLGTTSTEDGSYQLNYSLNGSYTLVVSSIGFKTKTFPLVLNGNNLTRNVVLEDDNTLDEIVVSGTLRPVSKTASPVPVEVYSKTFFKKNPTPSVFESLQNVNGIRPQLNCNVCNTGDIHINGLEGPYTFVLIDGMPIVSGLSTVYGLTGIPQALIERVEVVKGPASTLYGSEAVGGIINIITKKPTNAPKLSTDVFASSWGEVNTDIGLRYQISEKAEGLLGVNYFNFQNRVDNNNDNFTDLTLQNRISIFNKINFKRKSNKVFTIAGRYVYEDRWGGELDWERKFRGSNIVYGESIYTNRWETFGTYQLPTTENINFQFSANGHYQDSFYGTDAYDATQLIGFAQLVYDTKINATQDLLVGLAYRYTYYDDNTFATLDETGTFNQPSKIHLPGIFIQDEISISDRKKLLLGVRWDYNSVHGNIVSPRINYKWSSRDKSNIFRISAGNGFRVANVFTEDHAALTGARKVEFDGNLDPETSWNANINFVKKINTANSFITLDASAFYTYFNNRILPDYETDPNKIIYANLEGFSVSKGVSLNADILFTNGLAINAGATLMDVSVTENNIKRRQLLTESFSGVWSVSYRFAKDFTIDYTGNLYGPMRLPLLGPKDDRAEFSPWFSIQNIQLTKKFTNSWEIYGGVKNLLNFTPAANSISRPFDPFDEQVDPNDPDALTFDPSYVYASNQGIRAFLGVRFTLF
- the kbl gene encoding glycine C-acetyltransferase, with protein sequence MYGKIKDTLKKEIQEIKDEGLYKSERIITSSQDAVIKLSTGDEVLNFCANNYLGLSNHPEVIQAAKDVMDTHGFGMSSVRFICGTQDIHKQLEDKIAEFYKTEDTILYAACFDANGGVFEPLLTKDDAIISDSLNHASIIDGVRLCKAARYRYQNNDMAALEEQLIEANKHNHRFKIIVTDGVFSMDGIVAKLDEICDLADKYDALVMVDECHATGFIGKTGRGTVELKNVMDRVDIVTGTLGKALGGAMGGYTTGKKEIIDILRQRSRPYLFSNSLAPSIVGGALKVFDLIAEDTTLRDQLEWNTNYFRTEMEKAGFDLVGADAAIVPVMLYDAKLSQTMANKLLEEGIYVIGFFFPVVPKGKARIRVQLSAAHNKEHLDKAIAAFTKVGKELGVI
- a CDS encoding ZIP family metal transporter, which translates into the protein MNTFEQLVAFGKEHPIQAALYASLFTWGLTALGAALVFFFKKMNRAVLDGMLGFTGGVMVAASFWSLLAPAIENSPGEGFMKVFPSAIGFALGALALFGMDKILPHLHINFKENEAEGVKTEWHKTTLLVLAITLHNIPEGLAVGVLFGAASTLVGVEQTEMIIAAISLAIGIGIQNFPEGFAVAMPLRRQGVSRFKSFWYGQLSAIVEPFAAVLGALAVSFFTPILPYALAFAAGAMIFVVVEEVIPETQRDKYTDIATLGFIAGFIVMMSLDVGLG
- a CDS encoding exodeoxyribonuclease V subunit beta, encoding MQKPEIFEVYNASAGSGKTFTLVKEYLKVLLSADDIFTFQKILAITFTNKAAGEMKERVLSNLESFAEGEENDLFTIISNEIAVDKETIQVRSKKIIDVILQNYSAFSITTIDSFTHKIIKSFAYDLGLSLNFEVEMDAVSLLNEAVDVLISKIGTDKKLTKLLIDYSLDKIDDDKSWDISRDLNEFAKVLLNEDDIHHFRELSKRKLEDFTDLKSKLYAHQQELKTSFTKIGEACLELIHAKGLEQKDFMRGTIPKFFADIKEKSVNFSFLTRSETIAKAIDNHQYYSKSTTDAIAQDIESIVPQIIAFYEQAKEIYSQFLLNKLALKNLIPLAVLNNINQELESIKDESNIRLNSEFNQLISDNIKEQPAPFIYERIGQRFQHYFIDEMQDTSVLQWQNLIPLIDNALAQENSNLLLVGDGKQAIYRWRGGKAEQFISLGASEENPFSISKEVKHLETNYRSFSEVINFNNSFFQHTANFLQNESYKSLFLEGNTQLENKKKGGYVSLDFLEKEEEKEDEEIKYPKKVLAHILALKNEFALGEICVLTRTKKDGIAVANYLSENEVPIVSSETLLLNTSTKVNFIVDVLKVIQNPSDQETRFEMLYFLHQHLNISADKTSFLKKYVALENHEIFKELEQYNVVFDIGRFNQFPFYEKIEEIVRGFQLLETSDAYVQFFLDIVLEQQRKSTDINAFLDFWENKKDKLSIVAPESANAVQVMTIHKSKGLEFPVVIFPCDVEIYREIKPKAWLNDLPESFGEFKELLLPFNKELGQVNARGLQIYEQRREELELDNFNLLYVALTRAVEQLYVITEKRISAKGVENTNYYSGVFINYLIQQNLWKDDCLHYSFGDKNRVSQLIESESVAETHQKFISTSWQEHNVVLLASASKLWNTAQGEAIDYGNLFHEILSKIFTKSDVAPILNQYHQQGFIDDEQKKYMFQKIIEIVAHPELRSFYAKDVIIYNEREIVDVDNQIVIPDRLIFKDDKVTIIDYKTGVASNNHKQQLLKYAQVLQSMNFSVHYKLLVYINENIEVVKV
- a CDS encoding metal-dependent transcriptional regulator, with the protein product MFSQAEENYLKAIYHLESDSKVGISTNAIAKSLATKASSVSDMIKKLSDKEVVLYKKYKGVTLTKLGKKTAANIVRKHRLWEVFLVEKLNFSWDEVHDVAEQLEHIKSQKLINQLDALLGFPTHDPHGDPIPDEDGVINSIDKSLLSTLNVNETGVCVGVNDSSSDFLQFLDKKGITLGKKIKVTEKEDFDDSLSILIGDKKLSISNKIANNLYIKKS